The Mytilus galloprovincialis chromosome 3, xbMytGall1.hap1.1, whole genome shotgun sequence genomic interval TAGTCGTAAATTAAACATTTGCAGCATTAgataaattaagttttaataGTGCTGATACCAGTTGAATTAAGTGGTATAGCAATCATAAaacaatagtttattttgaaatgaactgAACTTCTCATTCTTCATTTTTGTTATTATCCAtcttatgtattgttttttatgttacaGATTTTAACTATATGTTTAGCCAACGGCATATTTTCAAAAGTACAAAAtcttataaaaagtaaatttataaaattaatgaaaagtgTGAAAAACTCGTCACAAATGTTAAAGATAAACAACctcatttatttgtaaatatcaaACCGCCCATTAGACTTATTACAAACAAGCTTAAGTTCAGTCTTTCTTATAgctattgaaatttaatttaaactTCCGTTGATAATTTGGTCACAAAAACTgggttaaatatatattttgtttacctttgtcaattgtgttctctcTAATTATGGTTCATGTATTAACCTTCACCTAGCTCTTGGAGACCTTATCAAATGCAATATTTATATTCAGTTTTAACAGAAACTAGACCAAAACGTTTCAAATACAGAAGTGCAGTAAAAACGTCAAACAAAAATCATAAGAATAATAAACTCATCCaagatatcaaaattataatctCTTACGctaaaagtaatataacaaaaaataccaatctcctagaaaaatttaaaacagaaagtccatcATAACATTGCAAAATCCTatgctcaaacacattaaaataaTGGATAGCAGCTGTCATAGTCCAGTTTTGTTGCATGCATTTCCTTATGCTAAAAATACGTTTTTTCCTCAATTATAGGGGACCTGTCACTCAGGAATATCATATCAAAACTTTCACATTATGTATTCGTTTTGAAGGACCATTTGTTATGATAATAAATGAATTGTGAATACGAATATTGATAGTGATATCGCCATAAAAACATTAATGTTACTATGTATATTAATTCCATCGATACTTTAAATTAAACCCTTTCTTTTTTAAACACCGTCGGCAAACATTTTGTACTGAGAAGTCTACAAACATTAAAGACTTAGATACTCTCTGTAGATCTGACcttgattttataaatatttatagacGGTTTTAATGGAACTGTATAAGGAATATTGAACTTGTGTATTTGAATTAATGTGTACAAATAAAACTAGATTGTACCCTTTTGAAGGATTGGATAATGATTATCCAATCACATTAGCTTCCTTGTTGAGGTCAAAGGTTATACCAAAATTTGATAATCCATATCATAATTTGAAAATAGATCAATAATATACCCGGTGCATTTATACCCGTTTACGGGTAGTTTGTTTTGACATGCCATGTTAACTTATCATGATAGGTATTAAGTAGAACATAAATGAGTTGGCACAATTTGATATGGATATTCTATTTGAACCGTAAATTTTGACAATAATCGAAATGTCTATGTCATGAAGTTTACAAACTAACAAACACCCAATTTTCTAAAGGTCAGCATTTTCAGGTAGTCAGATGGAAAATTTTGAAGGGTAGAAGAACGTCTCATTTTCATAATATAATCATATCGAATATAAATATTTAACTCAATCTATTTatgtttagctaactataaaactaggttcaatccaccattttctacatcagaaaatgcctgtaccaagtcaaaaagatgacagttgttgtctattcgtttgatgtgtttgagctttgattttgccatttgataagggacttccgttttgactttttttttagttcagtattattttgtgattttcttttttccATACTTGTATTTATTAAGTAATTGGGAGTGTAGATAGGAAGAAATATGTTGTTGTCCTCACGGGGAACAACATAATGATGTTTAAACTTTTGGTCTCAACATTAAGTTTTTTAACAACATTAAAAGTTCCATTTTTATTGCACTGTTATTACCTTTTCTATATGTTTCTCTTATAGAACCATAAGATTGTGTTTTATTGCCCCTTTGTTTACTATTTTTGTCTTCCTAGGACAATGATATTAGaagattactttaaaatgtatacCCAATGATATACTATCTTTGTAAAGGATAACTCTGATTCAAGattactttaaaatatatacccATTGATATACTGTCTATGTTGAAAAACCAATTAATTAGccattatatatatacagtgatTATCATTACATTAAAACTAATGTTCTTCCCTATTTTGTACTTAAACGATAACCCGTTATATTGATATTGAATGACAAATAACTGTTGTTTAGAATCTATCAGAATCCTGTTTAATCCTCAACAGTATAATTCAACTTCTCTTTCCAATTCAGATCTATTTTAaatcgttttcaaaattcaactttTTATAACGTTGAATctgtttttacaaatttacttaGAACTAAATAATtccgaaaaaaataataatatgatatTTTGAATATACTTACAAGTACCTCTACTCTGAGATGGTGTTCATGATCTAAACTTATTAACCGAAATAACAGGCTacttatatgtataaatatttataaatcagacttcataaaaactatatatacatcacaaaaaTTCCAGAAACCTATATTTAgaattattatgcatatattacCGTTACTATGAAAGGGAAGCAATATAGATTCAAGGTAGATAATAGTTGACGCGGCCATGAACGTTCAATGTTCCGTTGATTATCATagctttgtttttcttttccttttaattatTCTTAATCACATAACAGACACATGTTTATATTGCTGCTTATATAAACATAACAAttgaaaatgcatatttttaaaacCTTTCCTAACGAAAAAAGTTGATTTAAGCGCTATCCGTGAGGCTTTACTATGAAATTGTATATTCACCATTTTCATCTGCATTCTTTAAAAATAAGCACGATACCTCAAAATCTTTATGTATTGATATACTTGTCAAATGAAATCCATCGCATAAAAGCATTTTGAAAAATGACAATGCCAACGTTTGTAAAACGTATAGAATTTAAAATAACTTGAATATACTAAGATGGATTTATTTTTGACGAGTTCCATATTTTACTGTTCAACCTTTGTCACACTTGACAGCTAATTTCACAAAAGTAagcaatatttttagtttttattataaatttttgatttttgatatcAGTCTAGTCGGTAATACATTTATCTAATATAGTAATTTTGTTCATAAtgtggccgttagttttctcgtgtgaatagttttacatttgtaatttcgaggccttttatagctgactttgtggtatgggcttgctcattgttgaaggccctacggtTAACTATAGTTACTTATATTTGTGTCATTTGGGCcgttgcggagagttgtctcattggcaatcataccacatcttctttttttatattatgctCAAATTACAGATATCTTGTAGGAACGATATATACACATAGAAGGCACTGGTGGCGAAGCTTACCCAAAGGGTAAATGTAATAAATTATATTCTGTGTTTATCATTTAATCACACTTTGGGTAACGTTTGTCATCAGATCTTCTCTGTGTACAAACGAGATTTAGTTTAGTTCATTAAATTATATCATCATAAAGAAGATAACAGTAGTATGTCGCTGTTCACAACCTTTTCCTGGTGCTTATGATAAAATTCATATAAAAGCATATGAAATCATGTATGtagaataatttattttcattgtagGATTCTTTTGTACACATAGAAGGATATGGTGGCCAACATTCCCCTGAGGGTAATCATAATATCCATTTTCCATGCTTCTCCTTTTAACTATTTGCTTTGCAGAATGAGATTTAAAGCAGGCTTGCCATACAACTAGCAAGTTAGAATGAAATAAAATGCGCTGGTAATCCCTGTTTTAATAAGTAAATGTTCAATTGTTACATGTTATCTCTAAATAACGAAAAGAGTTGTTTTTGTTAATCAAGGCCACGTATCAGGTGCATCAAGTTTAACTATGATAAATTTAGGTAATGGGGTCACATAaagtatatttgtttatgggTATCGGCCGCACAGAGTTTTGTAGCTTCCCATATTCTTTTCAACAATCAATACGAACCATTTGAAATCAAACATCAAATagataatatttctttaaaaagaaaaaatataaaatacggATGAAACTGCATGACCACGAATATTAGTAGGAACATTATAAGAATTTTGAGTCAAACGCCTAAATAtctagttatttttctttttcaactTATCATGCTAATCATGTATTACTTAGTGCCTGAAacttaaacatttgaaatttcTATCTGATTtctggtgggttttttttcacaagaaAATTAATTGGaagcaattttcaatttaaaaacttaatgCATAGCTTTTATTTggttatgataaaataaaaagcaTATCTTTACCGAAAACGAACCTAAAGTAATTTTAATACTTTGGTAAAAATAAAATGgacaaaattaattcatattaAAACAATGTATTCGATTTTAATCTAACTTGCtagttacattttgtatttttcaatttgCACATAGGGAACACGCTTATGACGCATTCTGTCAGGAGTCATAAAATAACATGTTAATATATTAATAGAAGATTATCTGCGCTTGAAACAAAactaaaagattttaaaaagctAACTTTACACGTTTTGCTAACAAAAGTAATTTTGTAATTGTTGAATtctgcaattattttttttgttgtttcaagCGTCGATTTATTTTAATTAGAGGCGTACATGAAGACATGATAAATAGTTGCCATTTTGTTGTAGTCACCTACATTAGTGGCAGTTCAATATGAAGGCCGAAGAGGTGAACAATACACTCTACCGCATGGTAATTGTCGTTATATTATATTGTTCTTGTTCTGTAACAAATTCACAGGTTTAGGTCCAGTAATTGTCGTTATATCATATTGTGCTGTAATAAACTCACAAGTCTTAGGTCAAGTCAGAAATTACCGCTTCGTGTAAATAAGAGACAATATTCAAATCACACCAAATGAGAGACAAATACGAGGACACTCAGATGGACCTTTAATGAACAAGGTCAACATGATAGGCGTTTTCTGATATTCCTGTATCACCGCCATGTAAACTAAGACTCAGTCACGATAGGTAATAGGACACAATCAGTAAATTTACAGACAAAACAACTAATCTTATATCTCAAGATCGCAGATTGCAAAAAAACCTCTTTCATGAAATGAGACAAAAGTACTGATCACTGTCTATAACTTCCATAGACTTCCATAGAACATTTTTTATGACAGAAAAAATTACTACAACAAGCtcaaatatatatgaataaaaccTATCTAGTTAGGTTCAAGTTATTGTAGTAAACTCAGAATGTATCTGTGCGTACCAAACATTTTTGTAAGCCTTTGACATTGagttaaaaagaatattttaatgcATGTGTTCTGACTTTCCTTTGGCATGTCATAATCAGGACTTAAAATTTAGGTCTTTGAGTATATCAAACCCTGTTAGGCCATATTTCCTCTcattatgaaatttgttttattttcataaaattttcaaaatatatatttattgagtGTTAAAAgagtgtgattttttttaaatgtaagaattaatttttcatcatattaaaaactatttgaattaaagcATGATCGTTATGAAAATATAGGATAGTTGTCTTTTTCGGAATCATATTTAACATACTCGAACAAAGAAGAGCGGCCTAGTATAAGTAACAAACGTGTCTCGTGTTTGAACAAAGAATATAGTTGATGGAAGTGTGCATTTATTTTGTATAGAATGATGTGTATAGGTCAAGATGCTTTTACTTTATAACCGTATAAATGCAATTCCGTTTAATTTTGCTTCAGGATGTTGGCGTttgtaaatgatatatatttttttccttataaatgcatcaatacTCTATTTCTCTACatttaaataataacaattagCATATTTCTAGTAGAACAATTAATTTGTGTATgacaaaaattataaacaattttttaattCATCTTTCTAGCTGCatccataattatttttaatatccAATAACAAAATAGCTATTAAAATAAGGAagatcagattatttttttttaaatttgttcccCTGGTTTGCACGCTGCTTTGTTCGGATTTCGTCTATTTTCATGATTATgaggtttttgtttttaattttgcacaAGATGAATAATTGCACTTCATTATTAACCGTTTACAATGTTTTCAGATAATTTTGCAGGAGTATTTCACAAATGGCAATTAGCTAACTGGATAAAATGGGAAAGAAAAGGCGGTAAAAAAAGTCTTTTTACTAAAAGAGGTGGATTTGTCTTGAATCTTCAGACGGGAGAACTCACTATTGAAAACAAGGgactatattttttgtattcgcAGGTTAGCCCTTATGCAAAACAATTACATTAACATTGAGAGAATGAAATGCAAAACTTTGAACTAGAATCAGTACTCAGTAATAGTTTGCACACCTATAAATGCGAAATAAACATAACAAATTGTTCTCCTGATATCACCCAAAGTAGcgtatgaaaaaataatattaattgtatttttatcaGGAGCTCCTGATTGATTTATAGAGCTAACTGTTTGTTCTAAGTTTCTCAAGTATTAACAAATCTAAGTAATCATTATCTGGCAGGGTACTTATATCCGAGATAACGTGCAGTGTAACAGCAACAATGTCGCCTAAAAACGTTGTATACAAAATTCAcaaccaaaaacaaaatatagaatGCATACCacacaaaacattaattttaatgCACAATATGTAAGCGGTAttcaaaactaaatattgaatGGATGTAAAATAGATTTCgaaatttaaatgtatataaacatTTGTATCATGCATTTTCTGTGAAAAATAATTTGCAATTAAAAATTGTCACAAAATACCAAAGAGATTCCAGGACATTCTAAAAACAACACCACGGAATTCATTCGATAATATATGTATTgcatttaaaacaataaacaaatataataattcatttcattttcaatttagaTAACCCTAATGGGACATGGAAATCAGTCGTACAGCattgaaaagaacaaaaaagagaaaatagcGAGTTGTTATTTCTTTAGAGACACATCAAATACTGACGACCACAATTATCTTAAAAGATACACTTCCTGTTCTACTATGGGACTATTTCAGTTTGATAAAAGGGATACCATACGATTGCGTCATGATCAGAGGGAAGGGGTAATGGCTTACTTTGAACCCAATGCGTCCTTCTTTGGACTTATCAAACTTAAGTAAGCAATATTTAGTACACAATCGTTCCTAATTAACAAACGGATACAAAAGAAGGATTGGTTTTGCATTAGAGCTTTGATAAATAGCAAAATGTACTAAGTCATGATTATGAGAGAAATTCTTCTGAGTCGTTTAAGTTTGTTTTACACTGAATATCAAGTTTGAAATAACTGATCTTATACTAACTTAATTACAAATTAACGTTCACAATGTATGTGCACTATGCTCGACGATAATCTAGAACAGTTGCAAATACGTAAAAGCTTTAGACCTTTCTTTTTTGTGACATCTTATATGTTTTGAGTGCAATATGTATGTCAATTAATACAGAAACGACTTGTTACTAACTTTTGATATTCAAAACCCAAACTCAAATCGATTTGTCTGAATATTATCCTGCAATGCTTTGTTGATGTTGTGAAAAATAGACGGTTAAGTGTTTCACATCATTCTCATCTTATTGTTTCCTTATTGTTGTTGTGATCAATGCAAAGTTTGAATATGGTGTATATATTggtaaatgtaaaatatgtaaatatgtacTATAACCTTGTTTAATGTAGATTGTAATAAAACTCTTATAAATATGcaaatgcaaaaataaataaatgcaatgtagtattatgttttatttttatattttctaacaaattttgacattacatgtaacatttgaaaatatatcaCGATTTTGTAAAAGGCTGTATTATTTGGATGTTTTTATTTGGTTCTAGAGGAATATTAAATATTctgttaattatatttataaactatTTCTGAGTAAGAAAAAGAATATTTTCTGCTATTGAAATTCAACCTTGCTTCGTACTTTACTGATACAATTTGTCGGTTTGTTTTTTGCATTAAGGTTACGCTCACAGTATCAAGTTTGaaaatgtgtttatatttatcaaataagaCAATGCATAGACTATGAATATGTACTTGAAAAACTTAATACAACCAGTTAACGCCCGTTTCCTAGAATTTAATAGACAATTGAGTACAAGTCTGTTTTAGCTAATCGATTAACAAAATCTAACATATAATTGTTCAAGGTTAGTAGAAACATGAACATACAACAACCCCAGAGTGCGTCGAATGCGTAGACATTATGTCTT includes:
- the LOC143066917 gene encoding uncharacterized protein LOC143066917 isoform X9 — its product is MKMDANKTFRKSVNELSEYAYGYNNETERRCSKCANQQKINIIIFCILFVVISVNAVLAVNQITDAHRLQTLQNTIDILKSQVKEIRLRQDEVDVEDGDNQVDILDTFPFQINPFAGDQSREKRNTNSKPCNDDPNCKKRTRRQQGRRKKKKKSPTLVAVQYEGRRGEQYTLPHDNFAGVFHKWQLANWIKWERKGGKKSLFTKRGGFVLNLQTGELTIENKGLYFLYSQITLMGHGNQSYSIEKNKKEKIASCYFFRDTSNTDDHNYLKRYTSCSTMGLFQFDKRDTIRLRHDQREGVMAYFEPNASFFGLIKLK